The genomic stretch AGGTTAATTTCAGTTCGCATAACAGTTTCAGCTTATTTACTGCCGTTTCACAAGGTATCGAGGAAGTTCTTCTTTTGTTCCAGTATTTATGCACAGCGTCAAAGTTGCGCGTTGAGGAGGCGGAGCGGTAGCGCTACGCTAGAGGAAGAAAAGAGACCGAGCGCCAGCGCTCGACCTTAGATACTCAAGACTCAAACCCTACGACCCACACTGGATCAGATTAGGTCACGTGCTGTAGAGCAGCGACCGAGTCGGGTGTCATAACTGCACACAATCCTGATCTCGACGACGTAAGACCGGTGTTCCACAGCGTAGCGCGCAAACCTTTAGGCTTTACCTTTAGCTCCGCGGGAGATGCCAAGTGCTTTACTATGATCCGCTCAAGTGCACGTTCACAGATGACTCATCTTATACATTGCTAAGTCTCCTTCCAATGTGTGAGAGATGTTTTAAGTTATGACAGAGGTAAGAAACTTTAATCGTGGGCAGATTTGAGTTTTTCTTCAAACTGATACGTGatagcaaaaacattttctcGGTGCATGTCATGACAATAATAAAGCAAAAAGCATTGTTTGATTTGGTTGCTCTGAACGTCGTACTTTTTCTTTGCAGTACACCTGCATAAGCATATTTAAgagtatatttgtgttttgtgaaaAGTAAGAACCCGCAGTGATTTGAAACAGCTGCCTTCTGCTACTGGCTGGTGTTTGGTGTGTTCAACTGTATTAGAGCAACTAAAGCCTGTCAAATATCATCATATGCTAAAGCTCACTTTGGTTAGGATGCGTGGCACGAACGTTCAACAGTGAGCAAAACTGCTTAAACACTTGTGTATTCCGTATTAACAATTTCACTTTGAAACCTATAATGGTGTAAAAGTTCAACATGGTTCATATTAAGGTTTACCCGTTTTTGCCCCTAGTGCCCTAAGGCAAATTAGCACTTTTCACCTttgggtatttttattttccaatttTCGGACGTCAAAAAACACTTACCCTTTATGGGTATGCAAATCAGTGATCTCGAAAGTTAGGGTTAAGAGCAAACCTAGTTAATTAACAAGAGATTCGTACAATTGATTTATGCTATATGTTGCTTACAGtgtgaatattttatttgaatggtTTTATTTTGGATGGCACGTGGCGTTTAGGAAGTTAATTTGAAAGTGGGGCTATTTATAACAGGGAAAAACACACGGCCTGTTGACACAGCTGAGGTgaggttttcagcattttccaaCCTTCCTCTACTCACTCTCAAACGAGCAAATACAGGCGAACGATTATCACTACGTGGCTGTAGGTGATTTTAggattaagtaaatatataaataggaATCCAGCAACATAGCATATTATCTAATCAAATTAAAACGATCACAGCAATTTAGAGTAATACAGCCCATACTTATACCGTTTCACCAGTGAAACAAACAGATGTTTGCCTGTTTTCGTTAAGATTAGCATTCTCTCAGTGATGAATCAAATCATCTTGACTAATTCCAAACACAATAAATCAATCTGCTGGTATTTTGCAACGACTGATACGTTAGTAAATAGGAACAattgcaaaagaaaagtttaaagcAATAATATAGTcgctgtgctaaataaaaatgcataaacctCGGATTTCAAGCTGCTGCAgaacaaatgaaaatgtaaaggaACGAATTCACTTTTTCGACTAATGAATTTATTAACTAAACACGCTGCCTGTTCGAATGACTAACGAATTAGTTTGTATCCTTTCATTTCCTCTAGCAGTTTCCATAtgtgaaaatgaacaattttcaCAAACACCTTCCGTGTATggaaatacataaattaatcaTTACATCCATTTAGTAAGGCTGCTTATTTAAAAATGCGGATTATGTGATTTAAATACAGTAGgatacattttgatttatgtataACAGTTTTGCAACAATCAGTTTGCTATCACTCAGTAAGATTTTGATTTTGGCAAGACAACACTAAATTAATGCACGCCTCAGACTGTTTCATCAAGGCTGCGATATTACTAATAGCCTACCTTCACGTTTGAGCTTCTTATCTTGCTGAAAGTAAAAGCATAGCTCGTATTATATTAGCGAAGTCTCAAAGATTTTACTTTTTCGTTTTTACCACCAATTAGTCAAAACAAATTTCCCGTCGCAACGAGTCATATGATGGATCCAATAGATTACGCTCAGTTTGACTCATCAGACCTCTACTGACAGACCTTCAATGTCAAAGCACGATTTTCCCAACGCGTTCGCCGAAAATGAAATCCGACGAATTGTCGTCTTTCCACGCAATGCATCTCTGTAGATTGCCCCTCCCACTAAAATGTCATCCTATAAATTGAGATGGACATCTGACAGTATAAACAATCCACACATTAGCTATAACAAGTTAGCGCCTGACTTTAATCTGATGAGTGATAGTGAGATTGCACGATGTCAACTGTGTTTGTGGACTGATGTGCAAGAGTTGGGAGACATCTGTGGGCTACTTCGCTCCTGGGAATGTGTAGTGTATGTGCAGAAGTAAAACTAAGAAGCAAACCCGTGTAAAACGCCACTATTTTCTTTCAAGCAAAGTTGTGGGAGCATGTTAATGCGCAAGGTGTGTTTGCCTAATTTTGCATGTGTGTGGGAGGAGGTAAGGCTCTGATGCAAAATAAGAATCGTTATTCTGATCTGTCTCATCAACCAGTTTATAAAACAGAGCAACAAGTCAGATGTGTATAATAAGCCTGAGCTGAAAATGTCACTGTGTGCCTTGAAGTTGTGCCACGCTCTTTTTTCCAAGCAGatttcattctgtctgtctcttaCGACACTAATGGAGTTACTCAACATTGGTGTCTGTGTCATATATCTGTGGAAGTGAGAAAAGAACTGCAAGGGTGCAATGTACATTGTAACTATTAGTTAGAGTTTCATATAGATTTATAATcagaataatattttgaaatgtttagaattcatgtgattttaaatcaaatttaaagtataaaaaacTAACTTGATTAGAAAAGTAAGGCATCGTGATACATGACAAATGAATAGGCTATATATGTAGTATGTATATAACTTTTCTTTAATGGTTAATTTCTTGTACAGCTGAGACGTCCTGGAGCCCCTCCTCCCCCTCCACCATGCCCTTGCTCAGCAGACCTTGGCTGACCTGAATACCTCAGACTTATAGCAGAACAGGGGGTCCCTGATTCTCAATCAGCAACACATGAATGCACACGCATAGACTGTGTCAGGACATGTCTTGGTAAGTTGTTTTAATGAGTGACATAAGTGCAAAAAGATGcattttctctctcacacaacaTGAGAGATAAAGTGAGCCATACAGACAGAGGGAATCGTCAGACATGTCAAGCTGAGATACAGTCTTAAGAAGCAGCCCACAGGTTTAGAGAATAGGAAAGAGAGCAACTGTAAAGCATCTATAGATTCTACATCAATCAACACATACTGCTCAACATATAGGCTACTGCTTTGCCTTATATAAGTCATAGTTCTGTTCATGCCATTTGTGtagcattttgtatttttattgtattttgtctTACTTTtaccaattttatttatttcaagtgtCACATAGCCTGTATTTCTCGTAGCCGTACTTTGAATTATGTTTGAATgctttgaatattttaaactgtcgTGCCAAAAAACTTCTTTCAAACTAAGTGACGTAAGAATATACTCATTATGATGGTTTAGAACACGTCTAGAACTTTCACGCaggtaataaattaataattaatctgCTGTCACAATTGCCGAAGGGCGACACTTTATGCATTTTCAGGACACTTGCGCCATCTTGAGGTCACTGTTAGAAACatcagttttttgttgttttttcatgtttgatgtttttgtgctgaaattcgttgattatattaaatgtattgtctGTCGGTCATAAATTGTTGAGACATGGTAAAAACCATGTCACACAACTTAACCTGCGTATAAattatgtacataaaaatattttcattttaaaataagtcagaaatgaAGCCAACCATTTGAGTTGATTTTGCCAGACTTATGACATTATACCATCACTTACCTTTCATTCATGAAttcagttttctcaatatttattatataaatgataaCATTTTACACAGAAATAACCATTCTTCAtggttatatatttattcttcattcttcatacacttatatatttataaatgtaatttatttctgtgatcaaagctaaattttcagcatcattactccagtctgtaGTTTCActtgattcttcagaaatcattcttatatgatgatttgctctttaagaaacatttattattattataattagcaatatttaaaacagtctttctctctctctctctctctctctatatataaggatgctttaaatttatcaaaagtgatgatacagacatttataatgttacagaagatttctatttcagataaatgctgttctattcatcaatgaatcctgaaaaaattctactcagctgttttcgacataataataaatcttacttaaaaatcttactgttcaaaaacttttcactggCAGTGTACTTATATTGTAAACTGGTAATCATGCATCAGCTAAATGTGTTGACTTCTAAATAAACATCATATCACGCGATATAATTACGAAACAATGTGAAAAATATTGAGAACGATTTtccaagatttttaatggtgcCTAATATAATGTGCTACTATGTCTTTAAGAAGTGCTGGGAGACTGTACCATTTTGAGACAGGGGTGGCTGCAGACGCGGTTTTAAATTAAACGCACTTCTCTTTTTACATTAACTAGAGATTTTACATTCagattcatttatttgaaaggtATTATTGAAAAAAGTTATCATTTTGTGCAGCTAGATATAGAGTAGTATCAAAATAAAACGTCACTTCGAGTTTCACACCCTTTCCTGTACTGTACACAAATATTTGCCGCCATTTTTCTGGAGGCAGAACCTCTACTCACAGGTTTTGCGGTCTTACATATTATAATCAGACAACTGGTTGGTACAGTTTATCGACTAAAGTTAGCTGCTGAAATGACTACTAAAAAGAAACGCTCTCCGCACACCGACAACGACAGCTGGGTTGTCATTGCTCCAGGTACCTTATATTTACTATGTTTGTGTTGAATGTTGCACACATGTTCTTGCAGAAACTTTGTATACAGAGTCTTGGTTGCACATGTTATTTAACTGAAGCttttttattatgataaatGTACTAGTATGCAttaataatgtaacatttagGGTCATAGTATACACTTAAGCTCATTTAAATCTCCATGCTATTGTGATTTCTAttaatgtttatgtatgtatatgtatatatatatatatatatatatatatttactaatttattttttcagattcagCACTGGATACAGGCAGATCTAAAGAGGGTGATCCGTCTTTCATCAAACTAAAGAATCCTGCTACAGGTATTACTGTACTAATTAAGTTAACTGCAATTGACAGTTTAGTAGTGGTGTACAGCTAGTAGTTTTTAGTGGTGATGTCTATCAGAGGTCTATCTAAATAAACTGCAAATTACTGACAGTTCTGCCTTTTATTTGTGAGTGCAGGAAGTTCTTCATTGTACCTGTTTGGCTCTGGCGATGTCAGTCTTTATGAAGTAAAAGCCTTTTCTGAAGACTTTCGGTCTTGGTTTATTGGGCAGACGGTGCAAAGAGGTAAGCTTTTTCTATGCGGAAAGTGACCTGTCCATTTTACATGATTGTGGACAATTGATTTTGATGCTCAGTTTTATTAATCTTCTAAATGTTGATGACATCTAAGTAAACTAATTGTTCCCTTTTCTGTGTCCGCAGATGGTAGACTGCTGTATGTGACTCCCATTGACCCTTTGTTTCTGCTGTTGCCGTACATTTTCAGTGCTGCCACCGAGGTAAACAatcaattaaaatgcaaatattaaaataaaagccatTTACATGAGCTTCATCTGTAATGACAGCACTCTTCCAATAGGGAAAGTTCCAGCAGGTGGAGCAGATGGTGATGGATGAGGATTACCCTGGATGCACAAGACTTCTGCATTGCACACAGGGAATGAATTCCCTTCATCATGTGGCTGATGAAAAAGGTGTGTTTGACTCTGTAAGCacatatagagggtttgcacttacgtcacagtttagtcagttacctggatgcgtgcccatattggagatacttaGATACTCAgaacgttgttctgctaatttatgctgtctaaactacggggggaaaaaaacatgtggaagctgctaaatcatatagagaaggacttattaagcaggaaagggtgcagtatgttgacaaactaaagttaataggtggtaaagatatgcaTGAgctgtattaattaagatattagcctaatattacACCTACTTGACCaggaaattataagaacaaacatggatgttgtcaagattcttgcccttgaaatcctggttcagtttggccaaccacaaacactggctttttgcattctttttcttgatttgttataactgttggcagtctatagtactccaaatgttttccctggtccaaccgattagtacagtccaaaacatgacaataattgacctttttcagcagcagtaatcagcaaaatatgtgagtttcttttggttcagtggcattgtttgcaTTCAGTGCCTTcaatatggctgattgatgacgagtcgtgaaaacactagaTAAAGCTAAACCAGTTACACATACAGAGTGATGTCCACATTTTGTGCTCAGTATATGAAAATTGAATCCTCTTTTTCAGAGGTTGGTGGTTTAAAGTTTCACAGATATAACCAGGAGAAGACCTTGGAGTGGCTCAAGAAAAAggttagtacattttttttttttttttttttttttttttttttttttttttaaacttgaatCCATCTGTGACATCAATAATCATTATCAATATGTGTGATAagttctatttaaaaatgttttgaaaatgtctttCAGGTTCATCGCACAGTAAGCACACTCAAAAAGAGCAACATATCTGTGGGTGGAGGAGTGAAATCCAGCATGTTTATCAGAGTGAAACAGGAAGATGCTAAAGAAGgtaaaaagaatgaataaattgtgatatattatattttatatgcacTATTtgctatattattgtttttttttttttttttttttagaggacTACTTGCGTTACGCACACGGTCTCATATCAGAGTACATAAATGAAGACCTGAGCAAAGATCTTCTCAAGCATCTGCAGTATGTATACGTACACTGATCATACACTGATTGTCACTTCACAAATAGTGGTTGACTGAAATATTTCAATGGCATATTAACTAATATCTGATGTtataaaaatttgtaatttgAAATGTGAATTTGTAGAATAAAAACGTGTGTTCTGTGTTTAACAGTCGGTCTGtgctaattatttatatttattatttaagttttaaattatataatgtagtaaatattaattaagataaatattaatttattttctgcaATTGTTATGCATGTGGTTTTACAAAATTTGTACTGAATTTGCTAAATTGAGTGAATGAGTGAACATTGAGAATGTTTTTGACTTATGAATCACTGTTATACACTTATTTTAGGCGTTTATATGTACATAGTGTACTTTAAATAGTGCCATCAAAAATTACGTATCAGTCGGCCACTACTCACAAACATACAGGACATTCCCAGACTGGTTTTTACATTGTGCCATGTTATTTGTTATGTAAagtatgaacttttttttttttatctcatgcTACAAGGTTGCCAGAGATATCTAGCCCTAAAGAGACAGAGCCACCTTCTAAGGTAAATCTTTTGGCTTGAAATACTATTTCCATGTTGCTGCCATGCTTGAATGTTAATAGCTGAATTATATCTGGTCTCGCTTGACTTGATTTTATGCCGTGTTAGTCATTTGCTTTCTGATTTCTATTTCTTCCTAAACTCAATCAGCTTGTTTCTGAATGCATTTAGAGGATTGGTGTAGCAGTTCACTTCGATTTAGAATGATCTTTTGCTGGACTTGGTTTTTCTGACTGCTGTCTTGCCTTTAATAGAAACGGAAACTGTCAGATAAACCAGTAGAGGCTGGCGAAGACTACACCAAGTTCAACAGTGCTGATTTTGCACGGAAAGTGAGTTAGAATCTGCAAAACAGTGATGATGGGTTTATGATccaagcattaaaaaaaatgccattacatgCTACAGCtgaactgtctttttttttttttctctgtctaTGCCTTAAAAATCACTTAGCAGTTAATGCTTTACATACTGTTGGTTGCAAATGGTAATTTTAGCTACCTTGCTACAGTCTAGAATTCAGAGaattctaatatttaaaatatgttctgtgTTATTTCAGCCACCAAAGAAGATGACTGCAGCTCAGAAGAGTCTTGCCAAAGTAGACAAAACTGGCATGAAGAGCATGTCATCATTCTTCAGCCCTAAAGTCAAACAAGAGAAGAACtgagtgagtgtttgtgtgtgtcaaaacattttgctaataaagttattagaaaataatttctGCTCCattgtttgatttgtttgccAGTCCTCATGTGCTGTGCTTAATGCAATGCTATagaataccattcaaaagtttggggttagtaagatttatttaatgttttaatacttttgaaagattgatttaatgtttttttaatttatttgatcagaaatacagtaaccgtaacattaaatattgttttctaaaataacttttctatttaaatatattttaattcctttatattttttcctttagTTGCAAAgcacacatgatccttcagaaaacattttgataAGCTGCTTGGttgctcaaaaaaatattttatcagtgatgataaacagttgtgctgcataatactttttaaataacctTTTGATGAATTGAGTGTTCATTTatgtaaactatttatttatttatttttactttactgtaagttttggtgaatttaatgcatccttgctgaatgaaagtattaatttcttaatttctgtTCATTTCTATTAATAAAATCTTACCGATCCCAATCATTAAAAcactcaattttttttcatccatgATATAAGTTATCTTTCAGTATGTAGTACTAATTATTTTCATTCAACTTACTGATAAAGAC from Labeo rohita strain BAU-BD-2019 chromosome 9, IGBB_LRoh.1.0, whole genome shotgun sequence encodes the following:
- the rnaseh2b gene encoding ribonuclease H2 subunit B, which produces MTTKKKRSPHTDNDSWVVIAPDSALDTGRSKEGDPSFIKLKNPATGSSSLYLFGSGDVSLYEVKAFSEDFRSWFIGQTVQRDGRLLYVTPIDPLFLLLPYIFSAATEGKFQQVEQMVMDEDYPGCTRLLHCTQGMNSLHHVADEKEVGGLKFHRYNQEKTLEWLKKKVHRTVSTLKKSNISVGGGVKSSMFIRVKQEDAKEEDYLRYAHGLISEYINEDLSKDLLKHLQLPEISSPKETEPPSKKRKLSDKPVEAGEDYTKFNSADFARKPPKKMTAAQKSLAKVDKTGMKSMSSFFSPKVKQEKN